The genomic DNA TTTACAAAAAAACGACACAGTAGTTGATAAGCTGAGCCGTATCCTTCATAATTCAGTTAATTAAATATTTAATTAACTAAATAATAGTATACATAGTCAGAATATTTACGGTATTCCGGTAGAAACTTATGACCCATATTGTCAAAATTATATGTTATACAGTACAAAACATGAATTTTTCTTTACGAATATTATTTTAATTTATATAATTAATTTTGTCAATATATACGTATATATTGTATTGATTTTGTATTAATATTCGATTATATTAAATATTGATTTATTAAATTCAAATTATAATTATATTCTTTACATTTTAAAAAAATATATGATATTTTGATACAATTTATTTATAGTTTGGATATAAAGTTTATGTTAAGATTATACTATAATAAATTAATAATTTTTTTATTTGGAGGAATAAGGTGAAAGATTTAACTACAGGTCATGAGGGAAAGTCCATATTCTTTTTTGCCATGCCTATGCTTATTGGTAGTTTATTTCAACAACTATACAATACAGCTGACAGTATAATAGTTGGTAGATTTATTGGAAAAGAAGCAATGGCGGCAGTCTCTGGAGCTAACCCTATAATGTTTTTATTGGTGGCAGCGCTTATGGGTGTTAGCCTTGGATTTTCTATTTTAGTGTCACAATTTTATGGCTCAGGAGATTTAAAAAAGGTAAAAGCTACTATTGATACTACATATATACTTTTATTTATTGGTTCTATATTAATAAGTATTCTTGGAATAGTATTTGGTGGCCCCATGCTTAAGCTTATGAATACACCAGAATCCGTTTTTGCTCAATCAAAATTGTATCTTACTATAATATTTAGTGGAATATTATTTTCTGCTGGATATAATTCAGTAAGTGCAATACTTAGAGGACTTGGAGATTCAGTAACTCCACTTTATTTTCTGATAATAGCCACAATTCTAAATATAGTTTTAGACTTAACTTTTATTGTCGTGCTAAGAATGGGTGTTGAGGGCGTTGCACTTGCCACTATAATGGCTCAGGCAGTATCATTTATAATAAGTATAATTTATTTAAATAAAAAACATGAAGTGCTTAAATTTAAAATCAAGGGAATTGTATATGATAACAAAATATTTAAAGATGGACTTAGATTAGGACTTCCAAGTGGAGTTCAACAAATGTTGTTTTCAATTGGAAATATGGCTCTTCAATTTTTAGTTAATAGTTATGGTACATCTGCTATGGCAGCTTTTGGTGCTGGTCTTAGGATAGAAAATTTTATAAGCTTACCTATTATGAATCTTGGTTCTGCTGTTTCTACTTTTGTTGCTCAAAACATAGGTGCTGGAGAAAATGAAAGAGTTAAAAAAGGCATTCGAGAATCTATAAAAATGACCTTAGTTTTAGCAGTTACAGTTATTGCTTTAATTTTGCTATTTAGGGAAAATCTAATTGCTCTATTCAATACTGATAAAGATGTCATTAAAATTGGCTCTTCTTACTTATTTATAATAGGACCATTCTTCTTATTTATTGGAACTTCTTTTGTACTTTCAAGTGCAATGAAAGGTGCTGGTGATTCCATGTTTGCACTTATAAGCTCAATAGTATCTTTATGGCTTGGAAGACTTCCAGCTTCTTATATGCTTTCTAAATTTTTTGGAACAGACGGAATTTGGATGGGTATTCCTTTTGGTTGGACTTTAGGTCTTATTGTTACAGTTATCTACTATAAGAAAGGACATTGGAAAACTAAAGCTATTGTAAATCATAGAATCAATGAATAATCTTTTTATAAAATGTATTCACATTCATTGTATTCACCTCCATTATGATATAATAAATTATGGAGGTGAATATAAAAATGGGTATTATTCTTAAGCCAAAACAATTTTATATGACTGTTATAGCTACCATAATTCTCTACTTCTCTCTTAATTACAGTTTCAACATAAAATTTTCTATATGCTTATCTTTTTTAACTATCTTGATATGGGCTGTAGACTCAGTTGAAAAAACTTTTGTTGCATTGTTTTTTGTAATTCTAGCGTTTATATTTAACATTGCACCAATAAAGGTTATTTTACAGTTTTTATTTACAGAAAATTTTTACATAATAATTCTTGCATACATAATTACTAATGCAGTTACAAAAACAGGTGTCGCAAAAATTATTTCTGAGAAGTTAATTTTAAATACTGTAAATACCCCTAAAAAAATGATTCTTTTATCGTATATTTTAGGTATACTTTTAATATTTTTTATCCCACAACCATTTCCAAGGGTTATTCTTGTATCTGCTTTTTACAAGGAGTTTTTAAAAGAACAACAGATAACTGAAGATTCAAAATCTATACTTTTATTTAGTATATTTACAGCATCTACCTTTACATCAATGTTTTTTGTAAATGGAGACACTCTTCTAAATTATGTTGTACTAGAACTTGGAAATTGTAATATAAATTGGGGTCAATGGGCTTTTTATATGTCTGTTCCAACTATAATTACTTGTTTTATAACTTATTTTTTATTTACCTTTGTCTTTAAAAAAGAATTGCATTCAATAAAATTTATTTCTAATGAAAATCTTGAGGGTAATAAACTTCATTTTTCATATTCTAATTTAAAAAAAGAATTTAATTTGCTAAACAAAGAACAAAAACACGTATTTTTATGCCTAGGAATAATGTTTTTTATGTTTTTAACTCAGTTCATACATAACATAAACACATTAATTATAATGTCAATTTGTGTACTTCTTTTATTACTAAGAAAAATAGTTGGATTTAGTACTTTAAAAGAAATAAATTGGAAGGTCCTTATTTTTTTTATAGCAGCATTTTCAATTGGAGGAGTGTTAAAGTACTCTGGAGTTGTAGATATAATGGGAAATTATTTGATAAAGTTTATACCAAACTCTTCAGAAATTATTTCAATATTGTTTTTGATAACTCTCACAATAATCTTGAATATATGTCTTGGAAGTGCTGTCACTACATCATCTGTAGTAATACCATTACTTGGAAGTTTACATATACTAAAGGAAAATAGTGTTACTTTATGTCTATTTGTCTACATTATAGTAAGCATACAGTACATATTACCATTTCATCATGCTACAATAATGGTTGGTCATGGTGAAAATCTGTATAATAGCAAGGTTATTTTCAAATACGGTTTAACTTTGATTCCTTTAACCTACTTTATAATAATATGTATAACATTCCCTTGGTGGAAATTTATAGGACTAGAAACCTAAAAAAGATGAAAATATGAATTAACTTAAGATAATAACGAAATTATTAAAAAGAAAATTCATATTTTCATCTTTTTATATAAGTTCTTGTGAAATTGGACAAAACTACTCTTTTACCATAATACTAAATATTATTTGTTTTACTTCCTTTTCCAAAAGTATTCTCCCAATCCTCTATAAACTTATCTACACTCCAATCAGTTAATGGATGATTCATCATAGATTTACAAATATCATATGGTACTGTAACACTATGCACCCCATGTTGCATTAATTCTATAACTTGTTGTGCATTTTTAAAACTGGCTGCAAGTACTTTTGTATCCATTTTATAAGTATCTATTATTTTTATAAGTTCTGAAACCATAGCTACTCCATCACCAGATATATTATCAAGCCTATTTACATAAGGTGCAATATAATTTGCTCCAGCCTTTGCAGCTAAAAAACCTTGATGAGCAGTGAATATTGCAGTAGCAGTTATTTTTACACCTTTTCTGTGAAGGTCTTTTATAGCTCTTAAACCATCTTGTGTTACAGGTATTTTTACATATATATTTTTTCTCAAACTACTTATATATAATGCTTCTTCTAATATTTCTTCATACTTTGTACTTAACACTTGAGCATGTATAGGCATATCCTCACCTATAATCTCACCAATTTCATTTATAAGTTGCTTAAAATTCTTTTTTTCTTTTGAAACAATACTTGGATTTGTAGTTACACCATCTATTGGTAAACAAGTACATAACTCCTTAATCTCCTCCACATTACCTGTATCTAAGATTAGTTGCATTAAAATATCCCCCTTTAATCTTTCTTTATTCTTATTATATATTGATTTGGTATTATTTTCAACATTTTGCTTATTGTTTTTTATTTTTTATTATTGTTTTACTTTTCCTTCTTAGTTTTATAATTTTTTTATTTACTAAATTCTAAATATATAGTTAGAAAAAACATACTTTTTATATTAAATTAATTTTGTATTTCATGTTAAAATAGTTGATATATTGTATTTTATCTTATAATATTTACTATAATACTATATTGCGAAAAGAGGTAGAAAATGTTTGCAGAAGAAAGAATCCAAGCTATATTAAATATCCTAAAAAAAGAAGGTAGAGTTACTGTCAAAGAGCTCAGTTCTAAATTTAATGTTACAGAAGATTGTATAAGAAAAGATTTAAAAAATATAGAAAAGATTTCTTCAATAAGAAGAATTTATGGAGGAGCTGTACTAGCTAGAGAAACACTAGAAAATCAGGATACAAAAGACAGAAAAGAAATTAATATTCCAACAAAGAAAATAATAGCAGAAAAAGCATTTAATTTAATTGAAGATAGAGAAACTATATTTTTAGATATCTCTACAATTAACATCTTGCTTGCGAAGTTGTTAGCTGAAAGTAATAAAAAAGTAACACTTGTTACAAATATGCTGGATATACTAAATGTAGTTACTTCAAAACCAAATAATTTAAATATAATTTCCACTGGAGGTTTATTAAATCTCAGTTTAGACGGTTTTGTCGGTACTCCAACT from Clostridioides difficile ATCC 9689 = DSM 1296 includes the following:
- a CDS encoding DeoR/GlpR family DNA-binding transcription regulator, which codes for MFAEERIQAILNILKKEGRVTVKELSSKFNVTEDCIRKDLKNIEKISSIRRIYGGAVLARETLENQDTKDRKEINIPTKKIIAEKAFNLIEDRETIFLDISTINILLAKLLAESNKKVTLVTNMLDILNVVTSKPNNLNIISTGGLLNLSLDGFVGTPTIEFISKYKFDKTFMGSCGVDVFNSSLTTFEIEDGLTKKAIINSSKKVFIVMEDKKFKFDGNFKFAHLEDISSIITEKTPTPDIVDILSEFNVNVL
- the fsa gene encoding fructose-6-phosphate aldolase, translated to MQLILDTGNVEEIKELCTCLPIDGVTTNPSIVSKEKKNFKQLINEIGEIIGEDMPIHAQVLSTKYEEILEEALYISSLRKNIYVKIPVTQDGLRAIKDLHRKGVKITATAIFTAHQGFLAAKAGANYIAPYVNRLDNISGDGVAMVSELIKIIDTYKMDTKVLAASFKNAQQVIELMQHGVHSVTVPYDICKSMMNHPLTDWSVDKFIEDWENTFGKGSKTNNI
- a CDS encoding MATE family efflux transporter, encoding MKDLTTGHEGKSIFFFAMPMLIGSLFQQLYNTADSIIVGRFIGKEAMAAVSGANPIMFLLVAALMGVSLGFSILVSQFYGSGDLKKVKATIDTTYILLFIGSILISILGIVFGGPMLKLMNTPESVFAQSKLYLTIIFSGILFSAGYNSVSAILRGLGDSVTPLYFLIIATILNIVLDLTFIVVLRMGVEGVALATIMAQAVSFIISIIYLNKKHEVLKFKIKGIVYDNKIFKDGLRLGLPSGVQQMLFSIGNMALQFLVNSYGTSAMAAFGAGLRIENFISLPIMNLGSAVSTFVAQNIGAGENERVKKGIRESIKMTLVLAVTVIALILLFRENLIALFNTDKDVIKIGSSYLFIIGPFFLFIGTSFVLSSAMKGAGDSMFALISSIVSLWLGRLPASYMLSKFFGTDGIWMGIPFGWTLGLIVTVIYYKKGHWKTKAIVNHRINE
- a CDS encoding SLC13 family permease is translated as MGIILKPKQFYMTVIATIILYFSLNYSFNIKFSICLSFLTILIWAVDSVEKTFVALFFVILAFIFNIAPIKVILQFLFTENFYIIILAYIITNAVTKTGVAKIISEKLILNTVNTPKKMILLSYILGILLIFFIPQPFPRVILVSAFYKEFLKEQQITEDSKSILLFSIFTASTFTSMFFVNGDTLLNYVVLELGNCNINWGQWAFYMSVPTIITCFITYFLFTFVFKKELHSIKFISNENLEGNKLHFSYSNLKKEFNLLNKEQKHVFLCLGIMFFMFLTQFIHNINTLIIMSICVLLLLLRKIVGFSTLKEINWKVLIFFIAAFSIGGVLKYSGVVDIMGNYLIKFIPNSSEIISILFLITLTIILNICLGSAVTTSSVVIPLLGSLHILKENSVTLCLFVYIIVSIQYILPFHHATIMVGHGENLYNSKVIFKYGLTLIPLTYFIIICITFPWWKFIGLET